One window from the genome of Actinoplanes teichomyceticus ATCC 31121 encodes:
- a CDS encoding bifunctional FO biosynthesis protein CofGH, translating into MAEVNQAEFNQERVPTEASIRRALRRAADGKAIDVDEATALLAATGEAFEELLAIAGGIRDAGLREVGRPGVVTYSRKVFIPLTRLCRDRCHYCTFATVPHRLPAAFLERDEVLQIARQGAAQGCKEALFTLGDRPEERWPAARQWLDERGYDSTLDYVRACAIAVLEETGLLPHLNPGVLSWAELQRLKPVAPSMGMMLETTATRLWSSPGGPHYGSPDKEPAVRLRVIDDAGRVGVPFTTGILIGIGETPAERIDALFAMRRSAREYGHIQEIIIQNFRAKPDTAMRGMPDAELRELAATVAVGRIIMGPRARIQAPPNLIDDEFPLLLRAGIDDWGGVSPVTPDHVNPERPWPQIDLLAEKTAAAGFTLRERLTIYPEYVRRGAEGWLDPRLAAHVAALAGPDGLARPDAQVSGLPWQEPDDAFGSGRTDLFSAIDTEGRTADRRSDFDSVYGDWDEVAAHVRSAPQTVPTDVLAGLKLAATDPAALLLPQHEDKAMALFNADGSALDELARIADDLRREVNGDDITYIVNRNINFSNVCYVGCRFCAFAQREKDADAYRLSVEQVADRAEEAWRDGASEVCMQGGIDPKMPVTAYADLVRAVKQRVPGMHVHAYSPMEIVTAAAKAGVSLREWLTELREAGLGTIPGTAAEILDDDVRWVLTKGKLPTATWVDVVTTAHQVGIRSSSTMMYGHVDHPRQWLGHFRVLAGIQDVTGGFTEFVALPFVHTNAPIYLAGIARPGPTWRENRVVHAMARVLLHGRIDNIQCSWVKLGDEGTRQMLNGGCNDLGGTLMEETISRMAGSEHGSARTVVELKELAASAGRPAVERTTVYGRR; encoded by the coding sequence GTGGCAGAGGTCAATCAGGCAGAGTTCAACCAGGAACGAGTCCCGACCGAGGCGAGCATCCGACGTGCGCTGCGGCGCGCCGCCGACGGTAAGGCGATCGACGTCGACGAGGCGACCGCGCTGCTCGCGGCCACCGGCGAGGCGTTCGAAGAGCTGCTGGCCATCGCCGGCGGCATTCGCGACGCCGGCCTGCGCGAGGTCGGGCGGCCAGGCGTGGTGACGTATTCGCGCAAGGTCTTCATCCCGCTCACCCGGCTCTGCCGGGATCGGTGCCACTACTGCACCTTCGCCACCGTGCCGCACCGCCTGCCGGCCGCGTTCCTGGAGCGCGACGAGGTCCTCCAGATCGCCCGGCAGGGCGCCGCGCAGGGCTGCAAGGAGGCACTTTTCACCCTGGGCGACCGGCCCGAGGAGCGCTGGCCGGCGGCCCGGCAGTGGCTGGACGAGCGGGGTTACGACTCCACCCTGGATTACGTGCGCGCCTGCGCCATCGCGGTGCTGGAGGAGACCGGCCTGCTGCCGCATCTCAACCCGGGCGTGCTGAGCTGGGCCGAGTTGCAGCGGCTCAAACCGGTCGCGCCGAGCATGGGCATGATGCTGGAGACCACCGCCACCCGGCTCTGGTCCTCGCCGGGCGGCCCGCACTACGGCTCGCCGGACAAGGAGCCGGCGGTCCGGCTCCGGGTGATCGACGACGCCGGCCGGGTCGGAGTGCCGTTCACCACCGGCATCCTGATCGGCATCGGGGAGACCCCGGCGGAGCGGATCGACGCCCTGTTCGCGATGCGCCGCTCCGCCCGGGAGTACGGCCACATCCAGGAGATCATCATCCAGAATTTCCGCGCCAAGCCGGACACGGCGATGCGCGGGATGCCGGACGCGGAGCTGCGCGAGCTGGCCGCCACGGTGGCTGTCGGCCGGATCATCATGGGCCCGCGGGCCCGCATCCAGGCGCCGCCGAACCTGATCGACGACGAGTTCCCGCTGCTGCTGCGGGCCGGCATCGACGACTGGGGCGGCGTCTCCCCGGTGACCCCCGACCACGTGAACCCGGAGCGGCCCTGGCCGCAGATCGACCTGCTGGCGGAGAAGACCGCCGCCGCCGGGTTCACCCTGCGCGAGCGGCTGACCATCTACCCGGAGTACGTCCGCCGGGGCGCCGAGGGCTGGCTCGACCCCCGCCTGGCCGCGCACGTCGCCGCGCTGGCCGGCCCGGACGGCCTGGCCCGCCCGGACGCCCAGGTCAGCGGCCTGCCCTGGCAGGAGCCGGACGACGCGTTCGGCAGCGGGCGCACCGACCTGTTCTCGGCGATCGACACCGAGGGCCGCACCGCCGATCGGCGCTCCGACTTCGACTCCGTCTACGGCGACTGGGACGAGGTCGCCGCGCACGTCCGGAGCGCGCCGCAGACCGTGCCGACCGATGTGCTGGCCGGGCTGAAACTGGCCGCCACCGACCCGGCCGCGCTGCTGCTGCCGCAGCACGAGGACAAGGCGATGGCCCTGTTCAACGCGGACGGCAGCGCGCTCGACGAGCTCGCCCGGATCGCCGACGACCTGCGCCGGGAGGTCAACGGCGACGACATCACGTACATCGTCAACCGCAACATCAACTTCTCCAACGTCTGTTACGTGGGCTGCCGGTTCTGCGCGTTCGCCCAGCGGGAGAAGGACGCCGACGCGTACCGGCTGTCCGTGGAGCAGGTCGCCGACCGGGCCGAGGAGGCGTGGCGGGACGGCGCTTCCGAGGTGTGCATGCAGGGCGGCATCGACCCGAAGATGCCGGTCACGGCGTACGCGGACCTGGTCCGCGCGGTCAAGCAGCGGGTGCCCGGCATGCATGTGCACGCGTACTCGCCGATGGAGATCGTCACCGCCGCGGCCAAGGCCGGCGTGTCGCTCCGGGAGTGGCTCACCGAGCTGCGCGAGGCCGGCCTCGGCACCATCCCGGGCACCGCGGCCGAGATCCTCGACGACGACGTGCGCTGGGTGCTGACCAAGGGCAAGCTGCCCACCGCCACCTGGGTCGATGTGGTCACCACGGCCCACCAGGTCGGCATCCGTTCCAGCTCGACGATGATGTACGGCCACGTCGACCACCCGCGGCAGTGGCTCGGCCACTTCCGGGTACTGGCCGGCATCCAGGACGTCACCGGCGGCTTCACCGAGTTCGTGGCGTTGCCGTTCGTGCACACCAACGCCCCGATCTACCTGGCCGGCATCGCCCGTCCCGGCCCCACCTGGCGGGAGAACCGGGTGGTGCACGCGATGGCCCGGGTGCTGCTGCACGGCCGGATCGACAACATCCAGTGCTCCTGGGTCAAACTCGGCGACGAGGGCACCCGCCAGATGCTCAACGGCGGGTGCAACGACCTCGGCGGGACGCTGATGGAGGAGACCATCTCCCGGATGGCGGGCTCGGAGCACGGCTCCGCCCGTACGGTGGTCGAACTCAAGGAACTCGCCGCGTCCGCGGGCCGCCCGGCGGTCGAGCGCACGACGGTCTACGGCCGCCGCTGA
- a CDS encoding WhiB family transcriptional regulator yields the protein MEAQVEGVDLLGDAPEWQERALCSQTDPEAFFPEKGGSTREAKRICGRCEVKAECLEYALGHDERFGIWGGLSERERRKLKRRVA from the coding sequence ATGGAAGCGCAGGTTGAAGGGGTAGACCTGCTCGGGGACGCGCCCGAGTGGCAAGAGCGGGCGCTGTGTTCGCAGACCGATCCGGAGGCCTTCTTCCCGGAGAAGGGCGGCTCGACGCGCGAGGCCAAGCGCATCTGCGGCCGCTGCGAGGTCAAGGCCGAATGTCTGGAGTACGCACTCGGTCACGACGAGCGTTTCGGGATCTGGGGTGGACTGTCCGAACGTGAGCGCCGCAAGCTGAAGCGGCGGGTCGCCTGA
- a CDS encoding metallopeptidase family protein — translation MTTSPERRRSDPKAARTAGPGHPARRDRHGRGLRGRLVPATVPLARTKAEIFDDLVLDTVESLERRYAKELAGVEFAVEDVPPELNVYDSDVLEDGEVPLARLLPGRPGRHELPPRIVLYRRPLEFRAMDREDLADLVHDVIIEQVANLLGVDPDELA, via the coding sequence GTGACGACCAGCCCCGAACGCCGCCGCAGCGACCCGAAGGCGGCGCGCACCGCAGGTCCGGGTCACCCGGCACGGCGTGACCGGCACGGGCGCGGCCTGCGCGGCCGCCTGGTGCCGGCGACCGTGCCACTGGCCCGTACCAAGGCGGAAATCTTCGACGATCTGGTGCTGGACACCGTCGAGAGCCTGGAGCGGCGCTATGCGAAGGAGCTGGCGGGCGTCGAGTTCGCGGTCGAGGACGTGCCCCCGGAGCTGAACGTCTACGACTCCGACGTGCTGGAGGACGGCGAAGTGCCGCTGGCCCGGCTGCTGCCCGGCCGCCCGGGGCGCCACGAGTTGCCGCCGCGGATCGTGCTGTACCGCCGCCCGCTGGAATTCCGGGCGATGGACCGGGAGGATCTGGCCGACCTCGTCCACGACGTGATCATCGAGCAGGTCGCCAACCTGCTCGGCGTCGACCCGGACGAGCTGGCCTGA
- a CDS encoding DUF3499 domain-containing protein, producing MRSPRRCSRNGCPRQAVATLTYVYSDSTAVVGPLAAFAEPHTYDLCEPHARSLTAPRGWELVRHDGDFAPPPPTTDDLVALAEAVREAARPAPPPRPDEPDHTPQTGRRGHLRVIPPSH from the coding sequence GTGAGGTCACCACGGCGCTGCTCCCGGAACGGCTGTCCCCGACAGGCGGTCGCCACCCTGACCTACGTCTACAGCGACTCCACCGCTGTCGTCGGTCCCCTCGCGGCGTTCGCCGAACCCCATACGTACGACCTGTGCGAACCGCACGCCCGCAGCCTCACCGCCCCCCGAGGCTGGGAGCTCGTCCGCCACGACGGAGACTTCGCCCCACCGCCTCCCACCACGGACGATCTGGTCGCCCTGGCCGAAGCCGTCCGTGAGGCCGCCCGTCCGGCGCCACCCCCGCGCCCGGACGAGCCAGACCACACCCCCCAGACCGGCCGCCGCGGCCACCTGCGGGTGATTCCCCCCTCGCACTGA
- a CDS encoding polysaccharide deacetylase family protein, whose protein sequence is MALTFDDGPDPANTPALLKMLAKQHVKATFCVVGTNAKRHPDLIRKIVAGGHTLCNHTWNHDLKLGKKKPAAIRADMERTNAAIRAAVPGARIGYFRSPGGNFTPQVVKVARELGMTSIYWKVDPRDWDHGKHESDGAHTSHLISFVKKHTRPGAIVLSHDYAQPDTIRAYRTLLPWLRKRFTLIALP, encoded by the coding sequence GTGGCACTGACCTTCGACGACGGGCCCGACCCGGCGAACACTCCGGCGCTGCTGAAGATGCTGGCCAAGCAGCACGTGAAAGCCACCTTCTGCGTGGTCGGCACGAACGCGAAACGACACCCCGACCTGATTCGCAAGATCGTGGCCGGTGGTCACACCCTGTGCAACCACACGTGGAACCACGACCTGAAACTGGGCAAGAAGAAGCCCGCCGCGATCCGCGCCGACATGGAACGCACCAACGCCGCCATCCGCGCCGCCGTCCCCGGGGCCCGGATCGGGTACTTCCGGTCACCCGGTGGGAACTTCACCCCGCAGGTGGTGAAGGTCGCCAGGGAGCTCGGCATGACCTCGATCTATTGGAAGGTCGACCCCCGGGACTGGGACCACGGGAAGCACGAGTCCGACGGCGCGCACACCAGCCACCTGATCAGCTTCGTGAAGAAGCACACCCGGCCGGGCGCCATCGTCCTCAGCCACGACTACGCCCAGCCGGACACCATCCGGGCGTACCGGACCCTGCTCCCCTGGCTGCGCAAACGCTTCACCCTGATCGCCCTTCCCTGA
- a CDS encoding DUF779 domain-containing protein — protein MVSRVDVTPAAADMMRRLRGQHGPLMFHQSGGCCDGSSPMCYPAGEFRTGASDVLLESLAIEGVPEPITFWMSAAQFALWKHTHLTVDVVPGRGAGFSLEAPEGVRFLIRSRLLTDRERAELAD, from the coding sequence ATGGTGTCCCGTGTCGACGTGACCCCGGCCGCCGCGGACATGATGCGGCGGTTGCGGGGGCAGCACGGCCCGCTGATGTTCCACCAGTCCGGCGGGTGCTGCGACGGCAGCTCGCCGATGTGCTACCCGGCGGGCGAATTCCGCACCGGCGCCTCGGACGTGCTCCTGGAGTCTCTGGCGATCGAGGGAGTGCCGGAGCCGATCACGTTCTGGATGTCGGCCGCGCAGTTCGCGCTCTGGAAGCACACCCACCTGACGGTGGACGTGGTCCCCGGGCGCGGCGCCGGCTTCTCGCTGGAGGCGCCCGAGGGTGTCCGTTTCCTCATCCGCTCCCGCCTGCTCACCGACCGGGAACGGGCCGAGCTGGCCGATTAG